The following coding sequences lie in one Montipora foliosa isolate CH-2021 chromosome 11, ASM3666993v2, whole genome shotgun sequence genomic window:
- the LOC137974808 gene encoding tetratricopeptide repeat protein 28-like, which produces MEYHEHSLTISKEIGNVLGEGRAWYSQGCDHEILGSLSNALSCYRLSIKHFDEIRHSLKSEYEWKITFRDSYRMSYTALWRTLLKNGEIEEALYAAEKGRAQALMDILKDQYGIDSQSFSALAPYQILAAALELLPSQAVFVALDTNKITFWVLRKDSKISFRQNEITNGSADLLMETFLKEIGVWDGIKCENRSLDLLRNDLSCSKKPITEKTVLLSSSSVNSLQPLYDVLLGPIADLLQGNELIVVPDGPFCLAPYSALSESIRIRTFPSLTAFNVIVGAPEDFHSKTGALLVGDPWLKEVPNKKGKPSLKQLPCAKKEVEMIAKLLQTTPLTGKSATKAEVLKSMKSVALVHIAAHGCPKTGEISLAPNTERESLIPKEEDFILKMSDVQTISLRARLVVLSCCHSGRGEVKSEGVVGIARAFLCAGARSVLVSLWAIDDEVTLLFMRNFYQHLVDGKSASAALQQSIKSLRESKQYCAIKHWAPFVLVGDDVTLEFPNK; this is translated from the exons ATGGAGTACCATGAACACAGTCTTACTATTTCTAAGGAAATTGGAAATGTTCTAGGAGAGGGAAGAGCGTGGTATTCGCAAGGTTGTGATCATGAAATCTTGGGTTCCTTGAGCAATGCACTCAGTTGTTATCGTTTaagtataaaacattttgatgaaataagGCATAGTCTGAAGTCAGAATATGAATGGAAAATAACTTTTCGTGATTCTTATCGCATGTCATACACTGCTCTGTGGAGGacacttttgaagaatggagagattgaagaagctCTGTATGCTGCTGAGAAAGGTCGTGCACAGGCTTTGATGGATATTTTGAAAGATCAATACGGCATTGACTCTCAGTCATTTTCTGCACTTGCTCCCTATCAAATTCTTGCAGCTGCATTAGAGCTTTTACCTTCACAAGCCGTTTTTGTGGCACTTGACACTAACAAGATCACATTTTGGGTGCTACGAAAAGACAGCAAGATCAGCTTTCGACAAAATGAAATCACAAATGGAAGTGCTGATTTGTTGATGGAAACGTTTTTGAAAGAGATCGGCGTATGGGATGGTATCAAATGCGAGAATCGTTCTTTGGATCTACTACGAAATGACCTGTCTTGCAGCAAAAAACCTATCACTGAGAAAACAGTTCTACTATCTTCATCTTCCGTTAACTCTTTACAAccgttgtatgatgtcttactcGGACCAATTGCAGACTTGCTCCAAGGAAACGAGTTAATCGTTGTTcccgatggaccattttgcttggctccataTTCTGCATTAAGTGAGTCTATCAGGATCCGCACATTTCCTTCGTTGACCGCTTTTAATGTGATTGTTGGTGCACCTGAAGACTTTCATAGTAAGACTGGCGCACTGCTTGTAGGTGATCCGTGGCTGAAGGAAGTTCCTAACAAGAAAGGGAAGCCCAGTTTGAAACAGCTTCCGTGCGCAAAAAAAGAAGTAGAGATGATTGCAAAACTTCTGCAGACAACACCACTGACTGGAAAAAGTGCCacgaaagctgaggtgctgaaaagtATGAAATCAGTTGCTTTAGTTCACATTGCAGCACATGGATGCCCAAAAACGGGAGAAATTTCTTTAGCCCCAAATACCGAACGGGAATCGCTAATCCCAAAAGAGGAAGACTTCATTTTGAAGATGTCGGATGTTCAGACCATTTCTCTTCGAGCAAGACTAGTTGTGCTGAGCTGTTGTCACAGTGGCCGGGGAGAAGTGAAGTCTGAGGGAGTGGTGGGAATTgcaagggctttcctgtgtgccgGAGCTCGGTCTGTTTTGGTGTCACTTTGGGCAATTGATGACGAGGTAACGTTGCTGTTCATGAGAAACTTTTACCAGCACTTGGTAGACGGAAAAAGCGCAAGTGCAGCTCTTCAACAATCGATAAAATCTTTGCGAGAGTCAAAGCAGTATTGCGCTATAaagcactgggcgccatttgtgctggttggcgatgatgtcacgctgGAATTTCCAAACAAATG a